A single window of Leptospira yasudae DNA harbors:
- a CDS encoding DUF1318 domain-containing protein, whose translation MKPSILNQKILIFLSFVFAAFFSGCIIKSPLITFTQTQTSSEKQMIGEDRILEKDGWLISSIKTSSAGSEIWKKDFSGDNYAGGDKNILMSLRALAYLAPEIKTWKEEGFLAEGLDGKLRINPASSEAGIKNELSKKDVKSRIDSLIALTNDHRSKVVSSRAGGEQKGAVASKESAEHLKTHLEQTWYRLVETGEFYEKTPGKWVRKE comes from the coding sequence ATGAAGCCCTCGATTCTCAATCAAAAAATTCTAATATTCTTATCCTTTGTTTTTGCAGCCTTTTTTTCGGGCTGTATCATCAAATCGCCGTTGATCACCTTTACACAGACGCAGACTTCTTCCGAAAAACAGATGATCGGAGAGGATCGGATTCTGGAAAAGGACGGATGGCTCATCTCTTCAATCAAAACCTCTTCGGCCGGTTCCGAAATTTGGAAAAAGGATTTTTCAGGGGACAACTACGCGGGAGGCGATAAGAATATTCTAATGTCCTTAAGGGCTCTCGCGTATCTCGCGCCCGAAATCAAAACTTGGAAAGAAGAGGGATTTTTAGCGGAGGGTTTGGACGGTAAGCTGAGAATCAATCCGGCTTCTTCCGAAGCGGGAATCAAGAACGAACTTTCCAAGAAGGATGTGAAGTCCAGAATCGATTCTCTGATCGCGCTTACAAACGATCACAGAAGCAAGGTAGTCTCTTCTCGTGCAGGCGGGGAACAGAAAGGCGCCGTGGCGTCCAAAGAAAGCGCGGAACATCTCAAAACACATCTCGAACAAACCTGGTATCGCCTTGTGGAAACGGGAGAATTCTACGAAAAGACTCCCGGTAAATGGGTGCGGAAGGAATAG